One Paraburkholderia aromaticivorans DNA segment encodes these proteins:
- a CDS encoding LysR family transcriptional regulator encodes MAVAEERHFTRAARRLNLVQSGLSASIRSLEEDLGGPLFNRSTRRVALTPAGEVLFAEARRVLAAARDARHAVTQVHGLARGRLSIGAIHGLAPFVDLPASLGQFRAAFAGLDIELTLDGSRALIDEVREGRLDLAFTQPPDTSLDGIGSHMFACEGMVVVCATDHRFAGASELELADLADETFADLRPEWSVRRLVDRSFAAAGLQRRTSFEVNDMPMLIELAAHGLAITIVPESVAAARKNDPRGAAVATASLREAEEPCWELAAVFKGSAGEPLIPVARAFLDLLKLPVIAT; translated from the coding sequence ATGGCGGTCGCCGAAGAGCGGCACTTCACGCGCGCGGCGCGGCGCCTGAACCTCGTGCAGTCCGGATTGTCCGCATCGATTCGCTCGCTGGAAGAAGACCTGGGCGGACCGCTGTTCAATCGCAGCACGAGGCGGGTCGCCTTGACGCCTGCCGGCGAAGTGCTGTTTGCGGAGGCGCGACGGGTACTGGCCGCCGCTCGCGACGCGCGGCACGCCGTCACGCAGGTTCACGGGCTCGCGCGTGGCCGGCTGAGCATCGGTGCGATTCACGGTCTGGCGCCCTTCGTCGATCTGCCCGCTTCCCTGGGGCAGTTTCGTGCCGCGTTCGCTGGGCTCGATATCGAATTGACATTGGACGGCTCGCGTGCGTTGATTGACGAGGTGCGGGAGGGGCGTCTCGACCTCGCGTTCACACAGCCGCCGGATACCTCGCTCGACGGTATCGGGTCGCATATGTTCGCGTGCGAAGGAATGGTCGTCGTCTGCGCGACGGATCATCGATTTGCGGGCGCCAGCGAGCTGGAGTTGGCCGACCTCGCCGACGAAACGTTCGCCGACCTGCGCCCGGAGTGGAGCGTGCGACGTCTCGTCGATCGAAGCTTTGCGGCCGCAGGGCTGCAGCGCCGGACCAGCTTCGAGGTCAACGATATGCCGATGTTAATTGAGCTGGCCGCGCATGGGTTGGCGATCACCATCGTGCCCGAATCTGTGGCTGCCGCAAGGAAGAACGACCCGCGCGGCGCGGCGGTCGCGACGGCGAGCCTGCGCGAAGCCGAGGAACCCTGCTGGGAACTCGCGGCCGTTTTTAAGGGAAGCGCGGGAGAACCGCTCATACCGGTCGCCCGTGCGTTTCTGGACTTGCTCAAATTGCCTGTGATAGCGACCTGA
- a CDS encoding SDR family NAD(P)-dependent oxidoreductase, with translation MTHSALTPGAVAVITGGAAGIGLAAAKRFAQLGLRVCIADLGANRIAQAVEEIAVLTANGTQDVFGIETDVSVADDVRRLHATLVERFGGTDVLMNNAGIQPGSGMFGPTGSWERVLGVNLWGVIHGTQVFVPEMIKRGRPGLVINTGSKQGITTPPGDPAYNVAKAGLKAFTEALQHELRNTAGCRISAHLLIPGFVFTELTRKGRTEKPAAAWTPEQTVDFMFERLDAGDFYILCPDNDVPRSLDELRILWAAGDIVENRPALSRWHPDYAKAFEAFIKQPR, from the coding sequence ATGACTCATTCTGCCCTGACCCCGGGCGCGGTCGCCGTGATCACCGGGGGTGCTGCCGGCATCGGGCTGGCTGCTGCCAAACGCTTTGCGCAGCTTGGGCTGCGCGTCTGCATTGCGGACCTCGGCGCCAACCGCATTGCGCAGGCGGTGGAGGAAATCGCTGTGCTGACCGCAAACGGCACGCAAGACGTCTTCGGGATTGAGACCGACGTCAGCGTCGCCGACGATGTTCGCCGCCTGCACGCGACGCTCGTCGAGCGCTTCGGCGGAACAGACGTGCTGATGAACAACGCCGGGATTCAGCCTGGCAGCGGGATGTTCGGTCCAACCGGGAGCTGGGAGCGCGTGCTGGGTGTCAACCTGTGGGGCGTGATTCACGGGACGCAGGTCTTCGTGCCGGAGATGATCAAGCGCGGGCGTCCGGGGCTTGTGATCAACACCGGTTCAAAGCAAGGTATCACGACGCCGCCGGGCGACCCTGCCTATAACGTGGCGAAGGCCGGGCTGAAAGCGTTCACCGAAGCGCTGCAGCACGAACTGCGCAACACCGCGGGCTGCCGGATTAGCGCCCATCTGTTGATTCCGGGCTTCGTGTTCACGGAACTGACACGGAAGGGCCGCACGGAAAAGCCGGCTGCCGCATGGACGCCCGAGCAGACTGTCGATTTCATGTTCGAGCGCCTCGATGCCGGCGACTTCTACATTCTGTGTCCTGACAACGACGTGCCGCGTTCGCTCGACGAGTTGCGCATTCTGTGGGCGGCAGGCGATATCGTCGAGAATCGCCCCGCGTTGTCGCGCTGGCATCCGGACTACGCCAAGGCATTCGAAGCCTTCATCAAGCAACCCCGGTGA